The Macaca fascicularis isolate 582-1 chromosome 5, T2T-MFA8v1.1 genome segment AGGCTGAAAAGTATCAGGGTATAGCTTTGGGTATGAAGAAATCACTCAAGAGTATGTGTTAAATGTGAAAAGAAAGGGGTCTAGGACAGAAGGTTGGACAATGCACATATTTAATAAGACACAGATGGAGAAACAAAGGCCAGGAAGTAGATCAAGAAGAGTCTGTTGAAGAGATTGGATGGAAGTCACAGAAGACAAGAGGGAAAATGTTTCAAGAGTGAAGGAGAAGTCAACATCAAGTGCTACTTAGCATTTAGACTGACTGTGAGATGGGACTTAACTAAAATCTAACGACTAGGTGATCTATTATATACCTATTAGAAGACCTACAGCTGTGGAAACAAGGCAGCGTGCTTGGCACAGCTGCAGAGAGAATGGGCTAAACTGCTTACTTCATACCCCCCATTATTTGTAAGACTCCCAGAATTATAGTTCCTTTGTTCTGGTTGCATACTTGGTAGGCAGCAATTTACTGCACTGTTTTTATctaactttaaaaacaaatcattgaATTTGTAGCTAGCCCACAAAGTCTTCATTTCATTAAATTCTTTGGAGTATATCTTGTATACATGCTACAATCCTAGATGCTAAAAATAGGGCCAAAGATTCATCAAATTTTCTGTCATTGTGTTCTAATTATCTTGAAGGAATGATAGAAATTAAGCAATATGGGTTTTAGTTGTAGCccacttattaaataaataaagctgtatGTCACATATTCAAAAACCACAGAAATCATGAGGAGCCTGAAATCTACACGAAAAGACTAGGAAAAGTAACAGTTAAATTATATAGCGTTACATAAGACTAAGTTAATCATAAGCAAGTAGTTTGGAAATTGAGGGAGGAGAGGATAGTGTGGGTAGGAGAAGGCTTAGGGGCTTGAACTGGTTTGAAGGATGGATGGCATTTGGATAGGCAGAGGGAAGGAGCAGTGTGCTCCAAGTGGGAGAAATATGAGTCAAGCATGGTGTATCTGGGGAAAAACTAGAATGGAGAGTTCGCTTGACAAGTGTAGAAATGTGCTTCTGGAGAGTGACAACAGATTGAGGCAAAGAGCCTGGAATATCAGGTTGGGACATTTGGATTTTTATCCCACAGCCAGTGGGGAATATTACAAGTTTTTGGGAGGAGAAGAACCATGGTTAAGTCTATGTTATAGCAAGCTGATTCTGCCAGAAGCAAGGAGGGGAAAAGAACAGGAATCTGGAAGGTTAGTGTAACAGGCTAAGGCAGAAGTTCTGACTGAAGTGCCAATATATGATAAAAGTTTTTACTGAGCTGATATTGTTGTATGTTGGCGCTTGGAAACTGTCCCTCTCTGACAATAATTGGGGATCGATCACCAAGTAATTCTTTTCTCGATGGGGAACTCAACTCTATTCCTGCTTGTTGCACAACCCTCCTTTAGTCTCTAACAATCCAGTAATGATTCTAGCTTCTTGACTGAAATCTACTCACACCCCACCCCCTCACACCCCTTTAGGATCTAGTACAGCCCATATCTGGCTTATGCCCTTTACAGCATGTAGAGGATGTTAAACATGCACATCCAGTACACTCAGCAGTATTTCTCAGTGTAAAATAATACAGTGGCATTCTGGTTAATAAGTTTAGTTACCCGTCTACCTCAATGCAACCAGTCTGGGGCACTGACAACACTGAGGTTCTGGACCTGCAAGCAAAGAGTCAGAAACTTAATTAAGGTGGTATCAGCTGTGAGGCTTCTCTATGGACCAAAAAGCTGGCTCAACTTCCTCTCTGGATAGACAAGTCTTGTAGTATGCATTCTTCTATTGGGGTAggggtgtgcttgtgtgtgtgtgtgtgtgtctctgtgtgtgtgttggaatgAAGAATTTGGATATGTTGAGTTTCAAGAAATACTGGAATAGTCATATAATCTTACATATGGTAGATGCTTAGTAAATGACAATGAgttgaatgaaaaataatgtgGAACTGGAGCTTGTGTCATGGCTGAAAATAGTGACAAAAGTGCTGTGAGGATAGAATGATAATTGAAGCTTGAGAAAGGCAACTATGGAAAAAGAAGAGTCCCAGGCcccaggaaggaagaggaggaagttaAGCTGCCAAAAAGAGGGTATGGTCCATCATATATTTGTCCCAAAAATCAGCAGGAATGGTATGAAAGCCAGTGAAGGAGTTTCAAGGACAGTTCACTCAGTAGCGATGACATTAAAACCAGCCTTCAGTGCTGCCTTGTGCAATTGGCAGattctttgtgttttaattttctcatttctatttcacAGAAGGGATGTGAAGATGTTACAGTTTTAAGAACAGCAGGAGCTcttcaaataaatgaacaaaaatagatctgttatgtttttaaaggggcttaaatatttaattttgagtcTACTTTGAAACattcaaattaaacaaaatgcatcatatttttgtgtgtgttctcaGGTATGATAAGTATTCTCAGCAACATAATAGTTCTGGGCATCTTCATTAAGTACAAGGAACTTCGGACACCCACAAATGCAATTATTATTAACCTGGCTGTTACTGATATAGGGGTCAGTAGCATTGGCTATCCCATGTCTGCTGCCTCAGATCTGTATGGAAGTTGGAAATTTGGATATGCAGGCTGTCAGGTATTGGAGATCATTGgaatgaaagcaaaacaaatagatcaaagaaatgtaaatttaaatgtcTAAAAAGAATCCCAAGAGTTTAAATTGAAAAAGATATTGTAGGATAATAGACACAGCACTTTTACAGAAAAGAACTTCAGAAGTGACTAGCAATATATTGtttaataagagaaataaaaccacCAACCAttgttatattttcaaaattctccCAACccaaaggaagaaacaaataaaacaactaGCATTCAACTAAAGAAGAGTGCTGATTtgcatatttaaatgaaaatgtgcaTATtgcaaattgaaaaagaaataccctgcTTTCATCTGAAACAATATTTAGTGATTTAATCATATTATGGAAGACAGTTAAGTCACCATGTTGTTgaattttttcctatagaaagTCCTCCATGAGAATTGTTActaaatgtatttgttattttttactaAAAAGGAAATGAGTTAATATTAATTTGCTTTAAGATAGTAGGCAAATATTACTTTTGGCCTAATTCTTTTAGCGGTTTACTATTATAAGCTAAAAACTATAGAGAATTAAATGAAAGTAGTAGTGAATACTGAATATCCACGTAAGTACCAACCAGTTTTGTTAAGTCTTACTGTTCCTCAATCTGTGCTTcagattgttttcctttttaaagacataaaactaTACAGATAATGATGAAGGCCATTGCATACCATCCTCAATCTTATTCCTCTCATGAATGTTTTCCTATCTTATATATTTGCACATAAACCAGATACTGTCTGAATACTTTAGGTTTTGTGTAAATGATATAACACGGTTTGCATTATGTGATTTCCTTTCATTGTTCTATATtatgtttttgaggtttatccatgttgatgGATATGGCTGTAAGTCATTCATTTTGACTGCTAtacaatattccattttatgaacaTAGATAGCCCAAtgtactttttcattttactcttATTGGACAtttgttcccatttttttttctatcacagaGAAGGCTTCAATAAATGTTCTTATATACGTCTCCTTCTGCAATATGTGAGTTTCTTTAGACACAttgcctaggagtggaatggtTTAAGTTGTAGAGAATGTTCATCTTCAACTTTATCAGAAGTAGCCAAATTGCTGTCCAAAATAGTTATTCAAATTATGAGAACATCTATTACTCCACATTCTCTTTAATACTTGGGATTGTcagacttttaaattttcattttcaagagTGTAAAATGCCATCTTATAATcagtatttctttgaatatttattgTGGTTGCATGTCTTATGTTATAAACATTCAAATGCCAGTGGGCTTTTGTGCATACCCCATTCATTCTGgccatttttctattgagtttgTCTTTTCCTCCTGTTGAATTGCCCATCTTCTGAATACTAGTCTTTTGCTGGTTTGTGGTTGTTCTGCACTCTGTTCATAGAGTGTTGTAACGAAATTTCACTGTAAgtcttaaaattttgaaaaaagttcattttagttaatgaaattacaaaatactttccataaatttttattaaactaGTTATAATTTGACAATGAAGATGTCTTTTAAAGTAGTAAAAAACATTTAGTATATTTGAGATATATTCTAACAATGGTACAAAAATCTAAATGTTTCTTGGGAGGGTGTTTAGAATGGTAGAGTATTTTCAATTTTGGTTTTCAGGTTTATGCTGGATTGAATATTTTTTTTGGAATGGCAAGCATTGGATTACTCACTGTCGTGGCCGTGGACCGATACCTGACCATCTGCCTTCCTGACATAGGTACAACACTTTTCTCAGCTTTCTTAATGAATCCATTTCTTGACTAATGGCCACTCAATATGTACGCTAAAATATAAACCTAATGGTTTGTAGTTAGGGTCAGTTTTATTTCTCTGGCAATAATTGTTCAAATGTTTCAATGGCTTCCTATcgtacttagaataaaatccaaatttcatAAGGTCATTCACACTTTGAGGTATGGACCAAGCCCAAAGTGAGGTCTTCGTATACACTGTTTTGCTAGGTCTGGAAAGCTACTCTTCCTGTTTATCCTCTGActgattcttttctcatttaggtttcagcttaaatgtcattttttcccAGAATGTGAACTTATGTAGATAGGCTTGGTAAAAAGGGGGAACatatttgttacttttatttggcGTTGCATGCATGTTTTGGCTCCTGAGGCCCACCAAAGTGCTCTGTAAAGAATCTACTTGATAACACTTGTGAATCAAGCAAGTTTAAAAAAGTGAGTCCCATTAATGGCAAATGCTGCTAATATTTCCTATGCTTGATAATAGGGAGAAGAATGACCACCAACACTTACATTGGCATGATTCTGGGAGCCTGGATCAATGGCCTGTTTTGGGCTTTGATGCCTATCATAGGGTGGGCTAGTTATGCCCCAGATCCTACTGGTGCTACTTGTACCATAAACTGGAGGAAAAATGATAGGTAAGAGAGAAGTTTACACTTTATAATCAAATGCTTCTAGTGTAGACATTTTCTCACCCCTTCAAATTTAAGCTCAGATCATGTGTTCCTCATACAGAAGGTGGCAAAGTGCTTCCTCGGTAGTGATAATGTGATTCTAGCAAAAGTCGGAATTGAGAAAAGTGACTTATGCTTGTTTGCAAGTAAAGGTCATCCATCTCACTGTGTCTCCTTTAccccattccttcctccctcccctgtgTTCTCTCTTAAAGCAGCAACGCAGGGTACCAATCACCCTTCCAATATTTGCACATCTCAAAGGTAGGATCATGAGCAGGAAAAGGGTTAGTGAAGCTAGATAGAGTGTGCGGCTCTGGCAAAAGCGCAAGCTGCCTCCCTGCTGTCTTTTCAAGATGGTCTGGTGTCCAAGCACATTCTGAGAACTGCACAGCAAAAGTACAGTCACTGCAAAGATTTACCTGCTAGTTAGTGAGGCTTCTATATATTTTCCAGGAACAAGAGGATATTTTAGTTCATTAAAGGAAATGAAGGATGacttaaaaatgaacagaaaatttaTAAATCTCAA includes the following:
- the RRH gene encoding visual pigment-like receptor peropsin isoform X5, whose translation is MLRNNLGNSSDSKNEDGSVFSQTEHNIVATYLIMAGMISILSNIIVLGIFIKYKELRTPTNAIIINLAVTDIGVSSIGYPMSAASDLYGSWKFGYAGCQVYAGLNIFFGMASIGLLTVVAVDRYLTICLPDIGRRMTTNTYIGMILGAWINGLFWALMPIIGWASYAPDPTGATCTINWRKNDRCL
- the RRH gene encoding visual pigment-like receptor peropsin isoform X4 is translated as MLRNNLGNSSDSKNEDGSVFSQTEHNIVATYLIMAGMISILSNIIVLGIFIKYKELRTPTNAIIINLAVTDIGVSSIGYPMSAASDLYGSWKFGYAGCQVYAGLNIFFGMASIGLLTVVAVDRYLTICLPDIGRRMTTNTYIGMILGAWINGLFWALMPIIGWASYAPDPTGATCTINWRKNDRFRRAMLAMFKCQTHQTMPVTSILPMDVSQNPLASGRI
- the RRH gene encoding visual pigment-like receptor peropsin isoform X2: MLRNNLGNSSDSKNEDGSVFSQTEHNIVATYLIMAGMISILSNIIVLGIFIKYKELRTPTNAIIINLAVTDIGVSSIGYPMSAASDLYGSWKFGYAGCQVYAGLNIFFGMASIGLLTVVAVDRYLTICLPDIGRRMTTNTYIGMILGAWINGLFWALMPIIGWASYAPDPTGATCTINWRKNDRSFVSYTMTVIAINFIVPLTVMFYCYYHVTLSIKHHATSDCTESLNREWSDQIDVTKVSEGDACHVQMSDSPNNACDKYFTDGCISKPTGFRKNLK